One region of Roseiconus lacunae genomic DNA includes:
- a CDS encoding dihydrofolate reductase — MNAPVENSPVESRLTAVVAISQTGVIGRDGDMPWRLSSDLRRFKSLTMGGVLIMGRKTFDSIGRPLPGRRTIVITRQADWSSAGVEVAATPEAAIELAGQTPAFVVGGAEIYRQLIDRCEEVFLTRVLCNVEGDTHLELDVADFSVLEQSRIPAGPKDDYPTEFFRLVRHRKSTP, encoded by the coding sequence ATGAATGCCCCGGTTGAAAACTCCCCGGTAGAGTCTCGTCTTACCGCCGTTGTCGCGATCAGTCAGACCGGGGTGATTGGACGCGACGGCGATATGCCCTGGCGTTTGAGCAGTGATTTGCGGCGTTTTAAATCGTTGACGATGGGCGGCGTGCTCATCATGGGGCGAAAGACCTTTGATTCGATCGGTCGTCCGCTGCCTGGTCGACGAACAATTGTCATCACGCGGCAGGCGGATTGGTCGTCCGCCGGTGTCGAAGTCGCGGCAACGCCGGAAGCGGCGATCGAGCTGGCCGGTCAAACGCCAGCCTTTGTGGTCGGCGGTGCGGAGATCTATCGCCAACTGATTGACCGATGTGAAGAAGTTTTCCTCACGCGAGTGCTCTGCAACGTCGAAGGCGATACACATCTGGAGCTTGATGTGGCGGATTTTTCTGTCCTTGAGCAATCGCGAATCCCTGCGGGGCCGAAAGACGACTACCCGACGGAGTTTTTTCGGCTGGTGCGTCACCGGAAATCGACGCCGTAA
- the rpsK gene encoding 30S ribosomal protein S11 — MAKSNKKKRVRRNVSNGIAHIHATFNNTTVTITDTKGDTLCWASAGTSGFKGSRKSTPFAGQCAAQQAAEKATKFGMRDVEVRVKGPGSGRESAITALQSAGLKVKLIEDVTPIPHNGCRPRKKRRV; from the coding sequence GTGGCAAAGAGTAACAAGAAGAAACGTGTCCGTCGCAATGTGAGCAATGGCATCGCCCATATTCACGCGACGTTCAACAACACCACTGTCACCATCACCGACACCAAAGGCGACACTTTGTGCTGGGCAAGTGCGGGCACGAGCGGCTTCAAAGGAAGTCGTAAGAGCACGCCGTTTGCCGGTCAGTGTGCAGCCCAGCAGGCGGCCGAAAAAGCCACCAAGTTCGGCATGCGTGATGTCGAAGTGCGAGTCAAAGGCCCGGGATCGGGCCGCGAAAGTGCAATCACCGCGCTGCAATCGGCGGGACTCAAGGTCAAGTTGATCGAAGACGTGACCCCAATTCCCCACAACGGATGCCGACCACGCAAAAAGCGTCGCGTCTAA
- the pgl gene encoding 6-phosphogluconolactonase, translated as MATYPFEPYAELPTLQSAVTDSFCQLVEQTLASQDTFSVSLSGGSTPKRVYEMLASRDLPWDRIHLFWGDERNVPHDHADSNYRMVKTALLDHVAIKEANVHPVPVAVDSPAEGARAYAQEIEAFFGTAMPTFDLVLLGMGDDAHTASLFPGTKAISESDASFVENYVPKFEAHRYTMTYPAITSGKEIWFIITGAAKVDALKAVVFGERDLNQYPSQGIKPTRWFVDSEAVG; from the coding sequence GTGGCGACCTATCCATTTGAACCCTACGCAGAACTGCCGACGCTTCAATCGGCAGTGACCGATTCCTTCTGTCAGTTGGTCGAGCAAACGCTTGCTTCGCAAGACACGTTTTCCGTTTCGCTTTCCGGTGGCTCCACCCCCAAACGTGTTTACGAGATGTTGGCGAGCCGTGACTTGCCATGGGACCGCATCCATTTGTTTTGGGGCGATGAACGAAATGTGCCACACGACCATGCGGACAGCAATTATCGGATGGTCAAAACCGCACTACTCGATCATGTCGCGATCAAGGAAGCCAACGTGCATCCGGTTCCGGTAGCCGTCGACTCACCGGCCGAAGGGGCACGTGCGTATGCGCAAGAGATCGAGGCCTTCTTCGGAACCGCGATGCCAACATTTGACCTTGTACTGCTGGGCATGGGAGATGACGCCCACACCGCGTCGCTATTCCCCGGCACCAAGGCAATCAGTGAATCTGATGCGTCGTTCGTCGAAAACTATGTGCCGAAGTTTGAAGCCCATCGCTACACGATGACCTATCCCGCGATCACCTCTGGAAAGGAAATCTGGTTCATCATCACCGGTGCGGCCAAAGTTGATGCGCTCAAAGCGGTCGTCTTTGGTGAGCGTGATTTGAATCAATACCCATCGCAGGGCATCAAACCGACGCGTTGGTTTGTTGATAGCGAAGCGGTCGGCTAA
- a CDS encoding DNA-directed RNA polymerase subunit alpha, whose translation MHIRWRGMELPSTLEVDRDSLSQTYGKFIAEPFERGFGTSVGNSLRRVLLSSLMGSAVTQIKIRGAQHEFTNIPGVLEDVTDIVLNVKSLVVRNHSEATRVITVEADKAGEIRGSDIQTDQDVEIINPDAVLATLTEDVPFMMEMVVENGRGYVPATEHSSADHEIGIIPIDAVYSPITRVRYDVEETRVGQKTNYDKLVLEIWTDGSVNPELALVEAAKILRKHLNPFVQYRELGPSIFSAARGGAGSPEAQLEAKLNMTLADLRLSVRANNCLESENIQTVRDLVQRNEDQLLEVRNFGDTTLNEVREKLAQYGLHLGMRVPAQPLF comes from the coding sequence ATGCATATCCGTTGGCGTGGAATGGAGCTTCCCAGCACACTGGAAGTCGACCGCGATTCGCTTTCGCAAACTTACGGCAAGTTCATTGCCGAGCCGTTCGAACGCGGTTTCGGTACCAGTGTCGGTAACTCGCTCCGCCGCGTGTTGCTCAGCAGCCTGATGGGTAGTGCCGTCACGCAGATCAAGATTCGCGGTGCACAGCACGAATTCACCAACATTCCTGGCGTTTTGGAAGATGTCACCGACATCGTTTTGAACGTTAAGAGCTTGGTCGTTCGTAACCACAGTGAAGCCACTCGTGTGATCACCGTCGAAGCCGACAAGGCCGGCGAGATCCGCGGTAGCGACATCCAGACGGATCAAGATGTCGAAATCATCAACCCAGACGCCGTGCTCGCCACGCTGACCGAAGACGTCCCCTTCATGATGGAGATGGTCGTTGAGAACGGACGCGGATACGTCCCCGCGACCGAACACAGCAGCGCGGACCACGAAATCGGGATCATCCCGATCGATGCGGTTTACAGCCCCATCACCCGAGTCCGCTACGATGTCGAGGAAACTCGCGTCGGGCAAAAGACCAACTACGACAAACTGGTTCTGGAAATCTGGACCGACGGAAGTGTGAACCCGGAATTGGCACTCGTCGAAGCTGCCAAAATCCTCCGCAAACACCTCAACCCGTTCGTCCAGTACCGCGAACTCGGACCGAGTATCTTCTCGGCCGCTCGTGGCGGAGCCGGTTCGCCGGAAGCTCAGTTGGAAGCCAAGCTGAATATGACGCTTGCTGACCTTCGACTCTCCGTGCGAGCCAATAATTGCCTGGAAAGCGAAAACATCCAAACGGTCCGCGACTTGGTTCAGCGGAACGAAGATCAGTTGCTGGAAGTGCGAAACTTCGGCGACACCACGCTGAACGAAGTTCGCGAAAAGTTGGCTCAATACGGCCTGCACCTCGGAATGAGAGTGCCGGCTCAGCCACTATTCTAG
- the rpsM gene encoding 30S ribosomal protein S13 — protein MGVDIPNDKQIQYSLTYLYGVGLHTAREVCEKLGIDPTRAATEINEDELGQIAAMLERDYMVEGPLRRQVTTNISRLREIKSYRGMRHRMGLPVRGQRTKTNSRTRKGPKKTVAGKKGVKDLR, from the coding sequence TTGGGCGTCGACATTCCGAACGACAAACAGATCCAGTATTCGCTGACTTACTTGTACGGCGTCGGTTTACACACCGCACGCGAAGTCTGTGAAAAGCTTGGGATTGATCCGACTCGCGCTGCGACGGAGATCAACGAAGACGAACTGGGTCAGATCGCAGCGATGCTCGAACGTGACTACATGGTTGAAGGTCCCCTTCGCCGCCAGGTCACCACGAACATCAGCCGATTGCGCGAGATCAAATCCTACCGTGGCATGCGTCACCGGATGGGTTTGCCGGTGCGTGGTCAGCGAACCAAAACCAACTCGCGAACGCGGAAAGGTCCTAAGAAGACGGTTGCCGGAAAGAAAGGCGTCAAGGATCTTCGCTAG
- a CDS encoding bL17 family ribosomal protein has protein sequence MRHRRHGRTLGRSPSHRKALLKNLASALFLTERDAELDENAPKVAGRITTTLHKAKEVRPLVEKCITIAKKSLPHAEAAREFECDADRGSDEYKKWRESDQWKKWADARAPVVAAQRRVVQLIGDREATSILFDTIAERFADRPGGYTRIVRLAMPRLGDAGTRAILELVGKNDRVSVKAERPAFDSDEPETESAPSEEQPVGAAEGSSEEAKSE, from the coding sequence ATGCGACACCGACGTCATGGCCGCACCCTGGGACGTAGCCCCAGTCACCGCAAGGCCCTGCTGAAAAACCTCGCCAGCGCCCTGTTCCTCACCGAGCGGGACGCCGAATTGGACGAGAACGCGCCCAAGGTTGCCGGTCGGATCACGACCACGTTGCACAAGGCCAAAGAAGTCCGACCGTTGGTCGAAAAGTGTATCACGATCGCAAAAAAATCGCTGCCACACGCCGAAGCGGCGCGTGAGTTTGAGTGCGACGCCGATCGTGGCAGCGACGAGTACAAGAAATGGCGTGAAAGTGACCAGTGGAAAAAGTGGGCCGATGCCCGGGCCCCAGTCGTCGCCGCTCAGCGACGCGTGGTCCAATTGATCGGCGACCGTGAAGCCACCTCGATCCTATTCGACACGATCGCCGAACGCTTTGCCGATCGCCCCGGCGGATATACCCGTATCGTTCGCTTGGCCATGCCGCGTCTCGGTGATGCCGGAACCCGAGCCATCCTGGAACTCGTCGGTAAGAATGACCGTGTGAGCGTCAAAGCAGAACGCCCCGCATTCGATAGCGATGAACCGGAAACCGAGTCGGCTCCCTCGGAAGAGCAGCCCGTCGGTGCGGCCGAAGGCAGCTCGGAAGAAGCAAAGTCCGAGTAG
- a CDS encoding thymidylate synthase: MLQYLRLLEDIIESGSDRGDRTGVGTRSLFGRQLSFNLSHGFPLLTTKKLHVRSIIYELLWFLRGDTNIAWLNEHGVRIWDEWADEKGDLGPVYGHQWRSWPTPDGQTIDQIAWVENEIRRNPLSRRLIVSAWNVSEVNQMALPPCHTLFQFYVSDGKLSCQLYQRSADVFLGVPFNIASYALLTMMMAKVTGLQPGTFVHTFGDVHLYQNHFEQAREQLSREPKPLAKLLIHNQPDSIDGFKFEDFEIVDYHPHPHIKAPVAV, from the coding sequence ATGCTCCAGTACCTTCGTTTACTCGAAGACATTATCGAATCCGGCTCTGACCGGGGGGACCGCACCGGGGTTGGTACACGCAGCCTTTTCGGTCGGCAATTGTCATTCAATCTGTCGCACGGGTTCCCGCTGCTGACAACTAAGAAGCTTCACGTTCGTTCGATCATTTACGAATTGCTGTGGTTTCTGCGAGGTGACACTAACATTGCCTGGTTGAACGAACACGGTGTCCGCATCTGGGACGAATGGGCTGACGAAAAAGGTGATTTGGGACCAGTTTATGGTCATCAGTGGCGATCTTGGCCGACCCCTGACGGGCAAACCATCGACCAGATCGCTTGGGTCGAAAACGAGATCCGTCGCAACCCGCTGAGCCGGCGGCTGATTGTTTCGGCGTGGAATGTCAGTGAGGTCAATCAGATGGCTTTGCCGCCCTGCCACACGTTGTTTCAGTTTTATGTCAGCGACGGCAAGCTTTCCTGCCAGCTTTACCAGCGTAGTGCAGACGTGTTTTTGGGGGTTCCCTTTAACATTGCCAGTTATGCGTTGTTGACGATGATGATGGCAAAGGTCACGGGGTTGCAGCCAGGCACCTTCGTGCACACCTTTGGCGATGTTCACCTTTACCAAAATCATTTCGAGCAAGCCCGCGAACAACTTAGTCGCGAGCCGAAGCCCTTGGCCAAGTTGCTGATCCACAATCAGCCCGATTCGATCGACGGCTTCAAGTTCGAAGATTTTGAGATCGTCGACTATCATCCCCACCCGCATATCAAAGCCCCCGTCGCCGTGTAG